The genomic window GTTTTTACTCTGACACCAaagcctatgtatgtatgtatgtagtatgtagtcagggagcaataattggcaaaactatgtaaaagtgctgtggaatctgtgtgcgctatacaaataaaagcattattgttATTATATCCTGCAGTGAGAACCTTAGGGTGTTACTTTTCCTAGGTGCATagagaacttagtggcacacctgtgctgggacactacaaagggccacattttgtctaccACAGGTTAAGATTAaagatttaaggccctattacacgtagcaattatCAGCCATagtcggccgataattgttctgtgcaatagaaggcaaccatcagccgacatacATACACTCATACAGCAATAATCTGCTGCAGCAGCTCCATGGAGTAGGAGCGCtggcagcagagcgccgatatatgctatgggctgcccccccggactcaccagcttgctgctgccgccgcggcggcgagtggggaatgaggagcaaacgaagagctgacagcactcgtttgctcctcatagtcaccCCGTGGAATGGGGCTTTGGAAGTATAATCTGAGTGATCCCAGCCACACCCTGTGTAATAAATACCTGTCACACACCCACTGGTCCCGGAGCTGTAAATGCTTTCACCTTCATTTCTTCCTCCTGCTGTCAGCGATGGCGTCTGCTGCTCTGGGAAAGAAACTCGAATGTCCTGTCTGCCTGGACCTTTATACAGATCCTGTAACcctgagatgtggacacaacttctgccggggCTGTATTGATCAGGTCCTGAatacacaggacggggctggagtttattcctgtcctgaatgTAGAACAAAGTTTCCAGAGCGTCCGACACTGCAGAAGAACATAACTCTGTGTAACGTGGTGGAGAATTTCCAGTCTACTCAGCCCCATCAGGAGGAGATCACCGGGATCTGCTGCACTTACTGTATTCATTCTCCTGTACCTGCTGTGAGATCCTGTCTGCTgtgtgaggcttctctgtgtgataatcacctgagagctcacagcaaggaaccagaacacgtcctgaccgatcccagcacttccctggagaagaggaaatgttctgCCCATAAGAAGGTCCTGGAATATTACTGCACTGAGGACAATGCttgtatctgtgtgtcctgcagattGGATGGAGAACACAAGGGACATAAGATGGAGTCTCTAGATGAGGCCTccaagaataagaaaaaaaacctgAGAAATGTTCTTcagaaactgatgacaaagagagagaagactgaggaAAGAGTCCGGAGTGTGCTGGACCGCTGGAGAAAACAGCAAGAAAAAGCATCTGGAGAAGCCGAGAGAGTCACTGCCCTgtttatagacatcaggagacggctggacgacctggagaagagggtcctgagtgagatctccaggcaggaggagaagatgtcactgtctgatgtcatccagaagctggaaataaagaaggatgagctgtccaggaagatgagacacattgagaagctgtgtaacatggcggatccactgactgtcttacaggatccagacacaggtgacttgtgtgatcctgaggaggagggaggtgatgaggacacagggggacataatggaggagatgaggacacaggggggcatgATGGAGGTGATCGGGGTCTGGAGAtctcacacatatcacacacattatCTGACATAATAAGAGATATAAATGGAA from Dendropsophus ebraccatus isolate aDenEbr1 chromosome 1, aDenEbr1.pat, whole genome shotgun sequence includes these protein-coding regions:
- the LOC138771670 gene encoding E3 ubiquitin/ISG15 ligase TRIM25-like gives rise to the protein MASAALGKKLECPVCLDLYTDPVTLRCGHNFCRGCIDQVLNTQDGAGVYSCPECRTKFPERPTLQKNITLCNVVENFQSTQPHQEEITGICCTYCIHSPVPAVRSCLLCEASLCDNHLRAHSKEPEHVLTDPSTSLEKRKCSAHKKVLEYYCTEDNACICVSCRLDGEHKGHKMESLDEASKNKKKNLRNVLQKLMTKREKTEERVRSVLDRWRKQQEKASGEAERVTALFIDIRRRLDDLEKRVLSEISRQEEKMSLSDVIQKLEIKKDELSRKMRHIEKLCNMADPLTVLQDPDTGDLCDPEEEGGDEDTGGHNGGDEDTGGHDGGDRGLEISHISHTLSDIIRDINGTFYIQDPADILLDVNTADNNLFLSDNLKIATRTDIWQNRPETAERFQYYQVMSSGGFSSGRHYWDVEIRGSTWWRVGMCYPSIDRMGEQSYIGDNNKSWGLEGYDNQYSVRHNNKETLFPHQISSNRVRICLDYEAGQLSFYELCDPIGHLHTFTTTFTEPLLAVLYVYDGSIKITEEQQP